A stretch of DNA from Bradyrhizobium algeriense:
CTGGAGCCGAGCTTGAGCGGCGTAATGTTGGTGCTTGCAACAACAACCGTTGCCTTGCTGCCGGATGATTGCACCAGCCGCTGCATCCAGCCCTCGAACCCGAGGCCGTTGACGAAGACGAGCTTCGCATCCGCCACCCTCTTTGCATCCGCCGGCGTCGGCACATAGACATGTGCATCGCTGTTGGGGCCGACCAGCGTGGTGACGTTGACCCGGTCGCCGCCAACATTGCGGACGAAATCGCCGAGGATCGAGAAGCTGGCGACGACGTTGAGCCGGTCCTGCGCTTGCACTGGGCCGCTGACCGCGATCAATCCTAAACAGATAAGCCAACACAGTCGCCGCATCTTCACGCCTCGAGGTGACGGCCGGGAAACAATTGCCGTACCAGTCCGCTGACATTGCCGAACAACAGCGACGCAAGATAGAGCCCTGCCGCCACGAGTATGATCGCCGGCCCCGAGGGAATCCGGGTCTGGAACGACAGCACCAGCCCGGCATAGCCGGAGACAGTGGCGCTGGCGACCGCGATGCAGATCATACCGGTAATGTCGCGCGACCAGAACCGCGCGATGCCGGCGGGCAGGATCATCAACCCGACGCCGAGCAGCGTGCCGAGCGCATGAAAGCCGTTGACGAGGTTGATCACGACCAGCGCCAGAAACGCAAGATGCGCGGGCGCGCCGGCGCGAGAGACCGTGCGCAGGAACAGCGGATCGACGCATTCGATCACCAGCGGCCGGAAGATCACCGCCATCACCAGCAGCGTGAGGGTGGCGTTGAAGGCGATGACGAGCAGCGTCTGGTCGTCCATTGCGAGAATGTTGCCGAACAGCACGTGCAGCAGATCGATATTGGTGCCCTTGACGGAAACGATGGTGACGCCGAGCGCGAGCGACACCAGATAGAAGGTCGCAAGCGAAGCGTCCTCCTTCAGCTCCGTATTGCGCGCGACGAGACCCGCGAGCAGCGCGACCGTAAAGCCCGCGATCAGCCCGCCGGTCGTCATCGCGAACAAATTGAGGCCCGATACGAGGAAGCCGATCGCAGCCCCCGGCAGGATCGCATGCGCCATGGCGTCGCCGACGAGGCTCATCCGCCGCAGCATCAAAAATACGCCAATCGGTGCTGCGCCCAGCGCCAGCGCGATTACGGCGGCGAGCGCGCGGCGCATGAACTCGAATTCGGTGAAGGGCGCGATCAGCGCGTCGTACAGCATCAGGCGGCCCGCGATGGCATGTCGTCCGCGCAGGCGGCGGCGGTATCGTCGAACGCCTCGCACATCCGCAAGGCCACCATCAGGTTTTCGGCGGTCAGCACTTCCGCGGTCGGGCCCCAGGCCACCGGTCCGCGCGCGAGCAGCAAGGTTTCCGGGAAATGGTCGCGCACCAGCTCCATGTCGTGCAGGGCGGCCAGCACCGTGCGGCCCTCGCCGTGCCAGCGCTTCACCAGCGCCAGCAGGTCGGCCGAGGTTTTCGCGTCGATGGCGTTGAACGGCTCGTCGAGCACGATCAGGCGCGTGTCCTGCAGCAGCACGCGCGCGAACAGCATGCGCTGCATCTGCCCGCCGGACAGCGTGCCGATCGAGCGGTTTTCAAAACCGTTGAGGCCGACGGCGGCGAGCGCCTTGGTGATCTTGTCCCGCGCTGATTTGCCCATGCCGCCGAAAAACCCGGTCGAGCGCCACAGGCCGGTGCCGACCAGATCGAACACCGAAATCGGGAAAGTCCGGTCGATGTCGACGGTCTGCGGCAGATAGGCGATGTCGCGGATGTCGAGGCCGCCGAGATCGATCGATCCCGAGAGCGGTTTCAAAATGCCGGCGAGCCCGCGAAACAGCGTCGACTTGCCGGCACCGTTCGGTCCGATCACCGCCAGCAGCGCGCCTTGCGCGACCTCACCCTTGAGGTGATGCACGGCCGGGTGCCGGTCGTAGCCG
This window harbors:
- a CDS encoding metal ABC transporter permease → MLYDALIAPFTEFEFMRRALAAVIALALGAAPIGVFLMLRRMSLVGDAMAHAILPGAAIGFLVSGLNLFAMTTGGLIAGFTVALLAGLVARNTELKEDASLATFYLVSLALGVTIVSVKGTNIDLLHVLFGNILAMDDQTLLVIAFNATLTLLVMAVIFRPLVIECVDPLFLRTVSRAGAPAHLAFLALVVINLVNGFHALGTLLGVGLMILPAGIARFWSRDITGMICIAVASATVSGYAGLVLSFQTRIPSGPAIILVAAGLYLASLLFGNVSGLVRQLFPGRHLEA
- a CDS encoding ABC transporter ATP-binding protein, whose amino-acid sequence is MAAQLKFHNVTLGYDRHPAVHHLKGEVAQGALLAVIGPNGAGKSTLFRGLAGILKPLSGSIDLGGLDIRDIAYLPQTVDIDRTFPISVFDLVGTGLWRSTGFFGGMGKSARDKITKALAAVGLNGFENRSIGTLSGGQMQRMLFARVLLQDTRLIVLDEPFNAIDAKTSADLLALVKRWHGEGRTVLAALHDMELVRDHFPETLLLARGPVAWGPTAEVLTAENLMVALRMCEAFDDTAAACADDMPSRAA